One Brassica napus cultivar Da-Ae chromosome C4, Da-Ae, whole genome shotgun sequence genomic region harbors:
- the LOC106420623 gene encoding uncharacterized protein LOC106420623 isoform X1 — MQKWLLNVRHWEKYSPTSSRGLLSGCHTKATKGPTSLMCSKCGKVNIAGVAQYRAQISVYDNSEQAVFVLLGDAGYELTGKHASELVSNYFEVTFIIRYHQMLRTDVVELDCQANGNQGVTQEVHVPEALISTIGQKHNFCVKVTKHNLEGKSRSLTVSKILPMETPAATESSEETFETGANVCEASKVSVDSAEGMKRTCGIDEMGNAKRLKGGN, encoded by the exons ATGCAGAAGTGGTTACTAAACGTGAGACACTGGGAGAAATATTCTCCTACATCAAGCAGGGGGCTTCTAAG TGGCTGCCATACTAAGGCTACGAAAGGCCCAACTTCGTTGATGTGTTCGAAATGTGGGAAAGTCAACATAGCTGGAGTAGCACA GTACCGTGCACAGATATCTGTCTATGACAACAGTGAACAAGCTGTTTTTGTACTGCTTGGTGATGCTGGTTATGAGTTGACTGGGAAGCATGCATCAGAATTGGTCAGCAACTATTTTGAGGTAACTTTCATCATTCGGTACCATCAAATGTTGCGAACTGACGTTGTTGAACTTGACTGTCAGGCTAATGGAAACCAAGGAGTTACCCAAGAGGTGCATGTGCCGGAAGCTTTAATCAGCACCATCGGTCAAAAACATAACTTTTGTGTGAAAGTTACAAAGCACAACTTAGAAGGGAAGTCTCGATCTTTAACTGTGAGCAAGATTCTCCCTATGGAGACTCCAGCAGCAACAGAATCTTCGGAGGAAACATTTGAGACTGGAGCCAACGTGTGTGAAGCTTCCAAAGTCAGTGTGGATTCGGCAGAGGGGATGAAGAGAACTTGTGGCATTGATGAGATGGGGAACGCTAAACGCCTTAAGGGTGGGAATTAG
- the LOC106420576 gene encoding mitochondrial import receptor subunit TOM20-4, translating into MDMQGDIERLMFFEHARKAAEATYIKNPLDGDNLLRWGGALLELSQFQNPTASKQMLLDAISKLEEALLIDPKKHAALWCIGNVHTSYGFMIPDEIVAADHFQKASHYFEQALDEQPENELYRKSLELTSKAPELHKAAHSHGSGPQALGGVAGPSSTASTSKNVKKKKSSDLKYDVMGWVILAAGIATWISFAKSQMPPPRQ; encoded by the exons ATGGATATGCAGGGAGATATCGAGAGATTGATGTTCTTCGAACATGCTCGGAAAGCAGCAGAAGCTACTTACATCAAAAACCCTTTAGATGGCGAT aacttgttGAGATGGGGAGGAGCTTTATTAGAACTTTCCCAGTTTCAGAACCCCACAGCCTCAAAGCAAATGCTTCTAG ATGCCATATCGAAGCTGGAAGAGGCCTTGTTAATCGATCCGAAGAAGCACGCTGCGCTTTGGTGCATTGGGAATGTTCACACTTCATATGGCTTTATGATTCCTGATGAAATCGTCGCTGCGGATCACTTTCAGAAAGCTTCTCACTACTTTGAACAAGCTCTTGACGAG CAACCCGAGAACGAGCTCTACCGCAAATCTTTGGAGCTGACTTCTAAG GCTCCAGAGCTGCATAAAGCGGCTCATAGCCATGGTTCAGGCCCACAAGCGTTAGGCGGTGTAGCTGGACCATCATCCACTGCCTCAACTTCAAAG AAtgtgaagaaaaagaagagcaGTGATCTCAAGTATGATGTAATGGGATGGGTCATCTTAGCCGCTGGAATTGCTACATGGATCAGTTTTGCTAAATCTCAGATGCCTCCACCGAGGCAGTAA
- the LOC106420623 gene encoding uncharacterized protein LOC106420623 isoform X2, translated as MQKWLLNVRHWEKYSPTSSRGLLSGCHTKATKGPTSLMCSKCGKVNIAGVAQYRAQISVYDNSEQAVFVLLGDAGYELTGKHASELVSNYFEANGNQGVTQEVHVPEALISTIGQKHNFCVKVTKHNLEGKSRSLTVSKILPMETPAATESSEETFETGANVCEASKVSVDSAEGMKRTCGIDEMGNAKRLKGGN; from the exons ATGCAGAAGTGGTTACTAAACGTGAGACACTGGGAGAAATATTCTCCTACATCAAGCAGGGGGCTTCTAAG TGGCTGCCATACTAAGGCTACGAAAGGCCCAACTTCGTTGATGTGTTCGAAATGTGGGAAAGTCAACATAGCTGGAGTAGCACA GTACCGTGCACAGATATCTGTCTATGACAACAGTGAACAAGCTGTTTTTGTACTGCTTGGTGATGCTGGTTATGAGTTGACTGGGAAGCATGCATCAGAATTGGTCAGCAACTATTTTGAG GCTAATGGAAACCAAGGAGTTACCCAAGAGGTGCATGTGCCGGAAGCTTTAATCAGCACCATCGGTCAAAAACATAACTTTTGTGTGAAAGTTACAAAGCACAACTTAGAAGGGAAGTCTCGATCTTTAACTGTGAGCAAGATTCTCCCTATGGAGACTCCAGCAGCAACAGAATCTTCGGAGGAAACATTTGAGACTGGAGCCAACGTGTGTGAAGCTTCCAAAGTCAGTGTGGATTCGGCAGAGGGGATGAAGAGAACTTGTGGCATTGATGAGATGGGGAACGCTAAACGCCTTAAGGGTGGGAATTAG